A section of the Pseudomonas sp. Q1-7 genome encodes:
- a CDS encoding OmpA family protein yields MTRNHAKTAGLLLGLGLLGGCANQQQTEQSLEQARQMFQKVKEDQDVLSSAPKDVIRAGESLARAERLSSYLGNEADVAHYAYLSQRYSEIASQHSEQSLNQARAAKLQLERERLQLALREAKLLSVQQQGKWLEEQMIALAATETDRGLVMTLGDVLFDTAHADLKASANRTVLKLVQFLQLNPRRVVRIEGYTDSSGNKADNLTLSTARAQAVADALIDLGVDARRIQVQGYGEAFPVAENASNRGRAQNRRVEIVFSNEKGELGPAR; encoded by the coding sequence GTGACCCGGAATCATGCAAAGACCGCCGGCCTGCTGCTTGGCCTCGGACTGCTTGGTGGCTGTGCCAACCAGCAGCAGACCGAGCAGAGCCTGGAACAGGCCCGGCAGATGTTCCAGAAGGTGAAGGAAGACCAGGACGTCCTCAGCAGCGCGCCCAAGGATGTCATCCGCGCCGGCGAGTCCCTGGCCCGCGCCGAGCGATTGTCCAGCTACTTGGGTAACGAAGCCGACGTCGCCCACTATGCCTACCTCAGCCAGCGCTACAGCGAGATCGCCAGCCAGCACAGCGAGCAGAGCCTGAACCAGGCTCGCGCCGCCAAACTGCAACTGGAGCGGGAGCGCCTGCAGCTGGCGCTGCGCGAGGCCAAGCTGCTCAGCGTCCAGCAGCAGGGGAAATGGCTGGAAGAGCAGATGATCGCCTTGGCGGCTACCGAGACCGATCGCGGCCTGGTGATGACCCTGGGGGATGTGCTGTTCGATACCGCTCATGCCGACCTCAAGGCCTCGGCCAATCGCACTGTGCTCAAGCTGGTGCAGTTCCTCCAGCTCAACCCGCGACGCGTCGTGCGTATCGAGGGTTATACCGACAGCAGCGGCAACAAGGCGGACAACCTCACGCTCTCCACGGCGCGCGCGCAGGCGGTAGCCGATGCGCTGATCGACCTCGGGGTCGATGCCAGGCGCATCCAGGTCCAGGGTTATGGCGAAGCTTTCCCGGTGGCGGAGAACGCCTCCAACCGGGGCAGGGCGCAGAATCGTCGGGTGGAGATCGTCTTCTCCAACGAAAAAGGCGAACTCGGCCCGGCACGCTGA
- a CDS encoding substrate-binding periplasmic protein, translating into MPSRFHFSSLLLVLSLLPGFVQAAGKCERLVATGNPEYPPYLWRDPENPKQLIGANADLLKQIATELGLKVDILYTGPWSRAQDEVRTGRVDLIAGAFLTLPRLENMDYVHPAFLETQSVVWVKRDKVFPYNSWDDLRERTGGTLVKNSFGEAFDRFAKENLKLEEVPSLTQAYQKLLLERTDYVLYEHYPGLVLADTLGMADDLVALEPPISSEGLYLTLSHNSACNDPWLRGQLAKKMTELVASGVPETLLQRNLERWKALQMLPAATAE; encoded by the coding sequence ATGCCAAGTCGATTCCACTTTTCGTCCCTGCTCCTCGTGCTCAGCCTGCTGCCCGGATTCGTGCAGGCCGCCGGGAAGTGCGAGCGCCTGGTGGCAACCGGTAATCCCGAATATCCCCCGTATCTCTGGCGCGACCCCGAGAACCCCAAGCAACTGATCGGCGCCAATGCCGATCTGCTCAAGCAGATCGCCACAGAGCTCGGGCTGAAGGTGGATATCCTCTACACCGGTCCCTGGTCCCGTGCCCAGGATGAGGTCCGCACCGGCCGGGTCGACCTGATCGCCGGGGCCTTTCTCACCCTCCCGCGCCTGGAAAACATGGACTACGTCCATCCGGCCTTCCTCGAAACCCAGAGCGTCGTCTGGGTCAAGCGCGACAAGGTATTCCCCTACAACAGTTGGGACGACCTGCGCGAGCGCACGGGCGGTACCCTGGTGAAGAACAGTTTCGGCGAAGCCTTCGACCGCTTCGCCAAGGAAAACCTCAAGCTCGAAGAGGTTCCGAGCCTGACCCAGGCCTACCAGAAGCTCCTGCTGGAGCGGACCGACTACGTGCTCTACGAGCACTACCCCGGCCTGGTGCTGGCCGACACCTTGGGCATGGCCGATGACCTCGTTGCCCTGGAACCGCCGATCTCCAGTGAAGGTCTGTACCTGACCCTGTCCCACAACTCGGCGTGCAACGACCCCTGGCTGCGCGGACAGCTGGCGAAAAAAATGACAGAATTGGTCGCCTCCGGAGTGCCGGAAACCCTGCTGCAGCGCAACCTGGAGCGATGGAAGGCGCTGCAGATGCTGCCCGCCGCCACGGCTGAATGA
- a CDS encoding electron transfer flavoprotein subunit alpha/FixB family protein, translating to MAILVVAEHTNAALAAATLNTVTAAQKIGGDIHVLVAGQGVGAAAEAAAKIAGVSKVLVADNAAYAHQLPENVAPLIAELGKGYSHVLAAATTNGKNYLPRVAALLDVDQISEIIAVESADTFKRPIYAGNAIATVQSSAAVKVITVRTTGFDAAAAEGGSAAVEAVGSVSDAGTSAFVGEELAKSDRPELTAAKIVVSGGRGMQNGDNFKHLYALADKLGAAVGASRAAVDAGFVPNDMQVGQTGKIVAPQLYIAVGISGAIQHLAGMKDSKVIVAINKDEEAPIFQVADYGLVADLFEAIPELEKLL from the coding sequence ATGGCTATCCTGGTTGTTGCTGAACACACTAACGCCGCGCTGGCAGCCGCCACCCTCAACACCGTGACCGCCGCTCAGAAGATCGGTGGCGACATCCACGTGCTGGTCGCCGGCCAGGGCGTCGGCGCTGCCGCCGAGGCCGCTGCCAAGATCGCCGGTGTATCCAAGGTCCTGGTCGCCGACAACGCCGCCTACGCGCATCAGCTGCCGGAAAACGTCGCGCCGCTGATCGCCGAACTCGGCAAGGGCTACAGCCATGTGCTGGCCGCCGCCACCACCAACGGCAAGAACTACCTGCCGCGCGTGGCCGCCCTGCTGGACGTCGACCAGATCTCCGAGATCATCGCCGTCGAGAGCGCCGACACCTTCAAGCGTCCGATCTACGCCGGCAACGCCATCGCCACCGTGCAGTCTTCCGCGGCCGTGAAGGTGATCACCGTGCGCACCACCGGTTTCGATGCCGCCGCTGCCGAAGGTGGTTCCGCTGCCGTCGAGGCCGTGGGTAGCGTATCCGATGCCGGCACGTCCGCCTTTGTCGGCGAAGAACTGGCCAAGTCCGACCGTCCTGAACTGACCGCTGCCAAGATCGTCGTCTCCGGCGGCCGTGGCATGCAGAACGGCGACAACTTCAAGCACCTCTACGCCCTGGCCGACAAGCTGGGCGCTGCCGTGGGTGCGTCCCGTGCCGCGGTCGACGCCGGCTTCGTGCCGAACGACATGCAGGTCGGCCAGACCGGCAAGATCGTTGCCCCTCAGCTGTACATCGCCGTGGGCATTTCCGGTGCCATCCAGCACCTGGCGGGCATGAAGGACTCCAAGGTGATCGTCGCGATCAACAAGGACGAAGAAGCCCCGATCTTCCAGGTGGCCGACTACGGCTTGGTGGCTGACCTGTTCGAAGCCATCCCGGAACTGGAAAAGCTGCTGTAA
- a CDS encoding TetR/AcrR family transcriptional regulator → MQKEPRKVREFRRREQEILDTALKLFLEEGEDSVTVEMIADAVGIGKGTIYKHFKSKAEIYLRLMLDYERDLNALFHSADVDRDKEALSRAYFEFRMRDPQRYRLFDRLEEKVVKNSQVPEMVEQLHKIRASNFERLTQLIKGRIAEGKLEDVPPYFHYCAAWALVHGAVALYHSPFWSSVLEDQEGFFQFLMDIGVRMGNKRKRESESPAS, encoded by the coding sequence ATGCAGAAAGAACCCCGTAAAGTCCGTGAGTTCCGCCGCCGCGAGCAGGAAATTCTCGACACCGCCCTCAAGCTCTTCCTCGAAGAGGGCGAAGACAGCGTTACCGTCGAGATGATCGCCGACGCAGTGGGTATCGGCAAAGGCACCATCTACAAGCACTTCAAGTCGAAGGCGGAAATCTACCTGCGCCTGATGCTCGACTACGAGCGTGACCTGAACGCGCTGTTCCATTCCGCCGATGTCGACCGCGACAAGGAAGCCTTGTCGCGCGCCTACTTCGAGTTCCGCATGCGCGATCCGCAGCGCTACCGACTGTTCGACCGCCTGGAGGAAAAGGTGGTGAAGAACAGCCAGGTGCCCGAGATGGTCGAGCAGCTGCACAAGATCCGTGCGTCCAACTTCGAGCGCCTGACCCAGTTGATCAAGGGCCGGATCGCCGAGGGCAAGCTGGAAGACGTGCCGCCGTACTTCCACTACTGCGCCGCCTGGGCGCTGGTGCATGGCGCCGTTGCGCTGTACCACTCGCCGTTCTGGAGCAGTGTGCTGGAGGATCAGGAAGGATTCTTCCAGTTCCTCATGGACATCGGTGTGCGCATGGGCAACAAGCGCAAGCGCGAGTCCGAGTCGCCCGCCAGCTGA
- a CDS encoding aminotransferase-like domain-containing protein: MTNLLLYQRIAQQLADDIRRGVYQPGERVPSVRKLSSQLSVSHATVLQAYASLEDQGLIRARPQSGFYVHQTPALTASTPDIARVERPGLVTRASIIQQVLAESRREGVFPLGAAVPHVDYLPVRTLHQQLAKVTRFHSPRAFSYMFSPGFEPLRRQVAIRMRDAGVVVDPSEVVITHGCVDALQMSLRVLTRPGDLIATESPTYYGLLQLADLLGLKVIEIPSDPTTGISLEALQLAANQWPIKALVLTARLSNPLGGTIPEDRQKQLLRLSSDFDIQIIEDDIYGELMFDQGPSKAIKAYDLDDRVIYCSSFSKTLSPGVRIGWMIAGKYQAEIQRLQTFSTHSACSVTQMGVAAYLENGGYDRHLRYIRQEYRKNLTAFQLGVQQYFPEGTQITRPNGGFILWLSLPAKVNTKDLHVRALQQGISIAPGLIFSNTEQFNHCVRLNCGIPWNREAERAIMTLGMLAKQLCQEAGL, from the coding sequence ATGACCAATCTGTTGCTCTACCAACGCATCGCCCAGCAACTGGCCGATGATATTCGCCGTGGTGTCTATCAGCCGGGCGAACGCGTGCCGTCGGTGCGCAAGCTCAGTTCCCAGCTCAGCGTCAGCCACGCCACCGTTCTGCAGGCCTATGCCAGCCTGGAGGATCAGGGGCTCATTCGCGCGCGTCCGCAATCCGGTTTCTACGTGCACCAGACCCCGGCGCTGACGGCGTCCACACCGGATATCGCCCGTGTCGAGCGGCCCGGCCTGGTCACCCGCGCCAGCATCATCCAGCAGGTGCTGGCCGAGTCCCGCCGCGAAGGGGTGTTTCCCCTGGGCGCGGCGGTGCCCCATGTCGATTACCTGCCGGTGCGCACCTTGCACCAGCAACTGGCCAAGGTGACCCGGTTCCACAGCCCGCGCGCCTTCAGCTACATGTTCAGCCCCGGCTTCGAGCCACTGAGGCGCCAGGTGGCCATCCGCATGCGCGATGCCGGCGTGGTGGTGGACCCGAGCGAAGTGGTGATCACCCACGGCTGCGTGGATGCCCTGCAGATGAGCCTGCGGGTGCTGACCCGGCCGGGCGACCTGATCGCGACCGAGTCGCCCACGTACTACGGCCTGCTGCAACTGGCCGACCTGCTGGGCCTGAAAGTGATCGAGATCCCCAGCGACCCGACCACAGGGATCAGCCTGGAGGCCCTGCAACTGGCCGCCAACCAGTGGCCGATCAAGGCGCTGGTGTTGACCGCGCGATTGAGCAACCCGCTGGGCGGGACCATTCCCGAGGATCGTCAGAAACAGCTGCTGCGCCTGTCCTCGGACTTCGATATCCAGATCATCGAAGACGACATCTACGGCGAGCTGATGTTCGACCAGGGGCCGTCCAAGGCCATCAAGGCCTACGACCTGGATGACCGGGTGATCTACTGCTCCAGTTTCTCCAAGACCTTGTCCCCCGGTGTGCGCATCGGCTGGATGATCGCCGGCAAGTACCAGGCGGAGATCCAGCGCCTGCAGACCTTCAGCACCCACTCGGCGTGCAGCGTCACCCAGATGGGCGTGGCCGCCTACCTGGAGAACGGTGGCTACGACCGGCACCTGCGCTACATCCGCCAGGAGTACCGAAAGAACCTCACCGCCTTCCAGCTGGGGGTGCAGCAGTACTTCCCCGAAGGCACGCAGATCACCCGTCCCAATGGCGGATTCATCCTCTGGCTCAGCCTGCCGGCCAAGGTGAATACCAAGGATTTGCACGTGCGCGCCCTGCAGCAGGGCATCAGCATTGCGCCGGGGTTGATCTTCAGTAACACCGAACAGTTCAACCACTGCGTGCGGCTGAACTGCGGCATTCCGTGGAACCGTGAAGCCGAGCGCGCCATCATGACCCTCGGCATGCTGGCCAAGCAGCTGTGCCAGGAGGCTGGTCTGTAG
- a CDS encoding DUF4398 domain-containing protein, with translation MSKTPLLAAGLAVLALVGCANDPAPIEQMRLTHKAVEQAKAVGATEQIEEMKLAQEKLALAEKNMGEQDYKRARVLAEEAELDARLAEAKVLTRKSQDQLAELTARINRLRKQLGDVQ, from the coding sequence GTGAGCAAGACACCCCTGTTGGCTGCCGGCCTGGCCGTGCTGGCCCTGGTCGGCTGCGCCAACGACCCGGCCCCCATCGAGCAGATGCGCCTGACCCACAAAGCGGTGGAGCAGGCCAAGGCCGTTGGTGCCACCGAGCAGATCGAGGAAATGAAGCTGGCCCAGGAGAAACTCGCCCTGGCCGAGAAGAACATGGGCGAGCAGGACTACAAGCGCGCCCGTGTCCTGGCCGAGGAAGCCGAACTGGACGCGCGTCTGGCGGAAGCCAAGGTGCTGACCAGGAAGAGCCAGGACCAGTTGGCCGAGCTGACGGCGCGGATCAATCGCCTGCGCAAGCAGTTGGGGGATGTGCAGTGA
- a CDS encoding electron transfer flavoprotein-ubiquinone oxidoreductase, translated as MEREYMEFDVVIVGAGPAGLSAACRLKQQAAQAGQEISVCVVEKGSEVGAHILSGAVFEPRALNELFPDWKDLGAPLNTPVTRDDIYMLKDADSAIRVPDLFVPKTMHNEGNYIISLGNLCRWLAQQAEGLGVEIYPGFAAQEALIDENGVVRGIITGDLGVDREGNPKEGYYTPGMELRAKYTLFAEGCRGHIGKQLIKKYNLDSEADAQHYGIGIKEIWDIDPAKHQPGLVVHTAGWPMDIMGTENTGGSFLYHLENNQVVVGLIIDLSYANAYLSPFDEFQRYKHHPVIKQYLEGGKRVAYGARAICKGGLNSLPKMVFPGGALIGCDLGTLNFAKIKGSHTAMKSGMLAAEAVAAALVAGKEGGDELAGYVDAFKSSWLYDELFRSRNFGAAIHKYGALVGGAFNYIDQNWFGGKIPFTLHDNKPDYACLKPAAQSQRIEYPKPDGKISFDKLSSVFLSNTNHEEEQPCHLKLADASIPIAKNLPLYDEPAQRYCPAGVYEVVANEDGSKRFQINAQNCVHCKTCDIKDPAQNITWVAPEGTGGPNYPNM; from the coding sequence GTGGAACGCGAATACATGGAATTCGACGTCGTCATCGTCGGCGCTGGCCCTGCTGGCCTGTCCGCCGCGTGCCGACTGAAGCAGCAGGCTGCGCAAGCGGGTCAGGAGATCAGCGTATGCGTGGTCGAGAAGGGTTCCGAAGTGGGCGCCCACATTCTCTCTGGCGCCGTATTCGAACCGCGAGCCCTTAACGAACTCTTCCCTGACTGGAAAGATCTCGGCGCCCCGCTGAACACTCCGGTGACCCGCGACGACATCTATATGCTCAAGGATGCCGATTCCGCCATCAGGGTTCCCGACCTGTTCGTGCCCAAGACCATGCACAACGAGGGCAACTATATCATCTCCCTGGGCAATCTCTGCCGCTGGCTGGCCCAGCAAGCCGAAGGCCTGGGCGTGGAAATCTACCCGGGCTTCGCCGCCCAGGAAGCGCTGATCGACGAGAACGGCGTGGTGCGCGGCATCATCACCGGCGATCTGGGCGTGGATCGCGAAGGTAACCCGAAAGAGGGTTACTACACCCCCGGCATGGAACTGCGCGCCAAGTACACCCTGTTCGCCGAAGGCTGCCGTGGCCATATCGGTAAGCAACTGATCAAGAAGTACAACCTCGACTCCGAAGCCGACGCCCAGCACTACGGCATCGGCATCAAGGAAATCTGGGACATCGACCCGGCCAAGCACCAGCCCGGACTGGTGGTCCACACCGCCGGTTGGCCGATGGACATCATGGGCACTGAGAACACCGGTGGCTCCTTCCTCTATCACCTGGAAAACAACCAGGTGGTGGTCGGCCTGATCATCGACCTGTCCTATGCCAACGCCTACCTGTCACCCTTCGACGAATTCCAGCGCTACAAGCACCACCCGGTGATCAAACAGTACCTGGAAGGCGGCAAGCGCGTGGCCTACGGCGCCCGCGCCATCTGCAAGGGCGGCCTGAATTCGCTGCCGAAGATGGTCTTCCCGGGCGGCGCCCTGATCGGTTGCGACCTGGGCACCCTGAACTTCGCCAAAATCAAGGGCAGCCACACCGCCATGAAATCCGGTATGCTGGCCGCCGAAGCCGTTGCCGCTGCCCTGGTCGCCGGCAAGGAAGGCGGTGACGAGCTGGCCGGCTACGTCGATGCCTTCAAGTCCAGCTGGCTGTACGACGAATTGTTCCGCAGCCGCAACTTCGGCGCCGCCATTCACAAGTACGGCGCCCTGGTGGGTGGTGCCTTCAACTACATCGACCAGAACTGGTTCGGCGGCAAGATCCCCTTCACCCTGCACGACAACAAGCCGGACTACGCCTGCCTGAAGCCCGCCGCCCAGTCCCAGCGCATCGAATATCCGAAGCCGGACGGCAAGATCAGCTTCGACAAGCTCAGCTCGGTGTTCCTCTCCAATACCAACCACGAAGAGGAACAACCCTGTCACCTGAAGCTGGCCGACGCGAGCATCCCGATCGCCAAGAACCTGCCCCTGTATGACGAGCCGGCGCAGCGCTACTGCCCGGCTGGCGTGTATGAAGTGGTGGCGAACGAAGACGGCAGCAAGCGCTTCCAGATCAACGCCCAGAACTGTGTGCACTGCAAGACCTGCGACATCAAGGACCCCGCCCAGAACATTACCTGGGTGGCCCCGGAAGGCACCGGAGGCCCGAACTACCCCAACATGTAA
- a CDS encoding alpha/beta fold hydrolase produces MKKLFIAVVMLLTALAATLYFSPAALTASVLLLERQMAGLSERQIALGDLSIHYYEGGPVRGETIVMIHGFGASKDNWLRFARHFTARYRVIALDLPGFGDSDRPDGSYDVGTQAERLESFAKALGLGKIHLVGNSMGGHIAGIFAARYPQQVSSLGLFSTGGISAPNKSELFRLIESGQPNPLVVRNAEDYQRMLDFVFVVPPALPDSVKAWLAERSVASQAHYDDVFHQLRERYIPLEPELPRIEAPTLLLWGDRDRVLDVSSITVMKPLLKKPSVVIMQNCGHAPMIERPEETARHYQAFLDANRG; encoded by the coding sequence ATGAAGAAACTCTTCATTGCAGTCGTCATGCTGCTGACGGCTTTGGCGGCAACCCTGTATTTCTCCCCGGCGGCGCTAACGGCCAGCGTGCTCCTGTTGGAGCGGCAGATGGCCGGCCTGTCGGAACGACAGATTGCGCTGGGCGATCTTAGCATCCATTACTACGAGGGCGGCCCGGTCAGGGGCGAAACCATCGTGATGATCCATGGTTTCGGCGCCAGCAAGGACAACTGGCTGCGCTTCGCCCGCCATTTTACCGCCCGCTATCGCGTCATCGCCCTGGACCTGCCGGGCTTCGGCGACAGTGACCGGCCCGACGGCAGCTACGACGTGGGCACCCAGGCCGAGCGCCTGGAGTCCTTCGCCAAGGCGTTGGGCCTCGGCAAGATCCACCTTGTGGGCAACTCCATGGGGGGCCACATTGCCGGAATCTTCGCCGCCCGCTATCCGCAGCAGGTCAGCAGCCTGGGCCTGTTCTCCACCGGCGGGATCAGCGCGCCAAACAAAAGCGAGCTGTTCCGCCTGATCGAAAGCGGCCAACCCAATCCGCTGGTGGTGCGCAACGCCGAGGACTACCAGCGCATGCTGGACTTCGTCTTCGTCGTGCCCCCCGCCCTGCCCGACTCGGTCAAAGCCTGGCTGGCCGAACGGTCCGTCGCCAGCCAGGCGCACTACGACGACGTGTTCCACCAGCTGCGGGAGCGCTATATCCCGCTGGAGCCCGAGCTGCCCCGCATCGAGGCGCCTACCTTGCTGCTCTGGGGCGACCGCGACCGGGTACTGGATGTCTCCAGCATCACCGTGATGAAACCGCTGCTGAAGAAACCCAGCGTGGTGATCATGCAGAACTGCGGCCACGCCCCGATGATCGAGCGTCCCGAGGAAACGGCACGGCATTACCAGGCCTTCCTTGACGCCAATCGTGGCTGA
- a CDS encoding GTP 3',8-cyclase MoaA, which yields MIVDRQGRRFRNLRISLTAACNYACTYCVPDGKRLVAAQDELSAEAMVRGVAYLIEAAGIERLRITGGEPLVSPRLDPFLRAVSTLGLEDISLTSNGQLLSRKLPLLLDCGIRRLNISLDTLDAEAFRGIARGGDLATVLRGLEEARAAGLRIKVNMVPLRGKNLDQVLPLLDYCLERGFELRFIELMRMGHLARDPNAFHQQFVGLEELLALIGTAHEFVQADAPLDATALRYRVPHLGHFGVIANESVPFCRTCSRLRLSSTGWLHGCLSSSNRHYVGDLLEKPRHEALPALQRLLVKALADKQDVAFSGGVTVMKIIGG from the coding sequence ATGATCGTTGACCGCCAAGGCAGGCGCTTCCGCAACCTGCGCATCAGCCTGACCGCCGCCTGCAATTACGCATGCACCTACTGCGTGCCGGACGGCAAGCGTCTCGTCGCGGCCCAGGACGAACTCTCCGCAGAGGCCATGGTGCGTGGCGTGGCCTACCTCATCGAAGCCGCCGGTATCGAACGCCTGCGCATTACCGGCGGTGAGCCGCTGGTCAGTCCCAGGCTCGATCCTTTCCTTCGGGCCGTCAGCACGCTCGGCCTCGAAGATATCAGCCTGACCAGCAACGGCCAGTTGCTGTCGCGTAAGCTGCCGCTGCTGCTGGACTGCGGTATCCGCCGTCTGAACATCTCCCTGGATACCCTGGATGCCGAAGCATTCCGTGGCATTGCCCGCGGAGGTGACCTGGCGACCGTGCTCAGGGGGCTCGAAGAGGCGAGGGCGGCGGGACTCAGGATCAAGGTCAACATGGTCCCCTTGCGCGGCAAGAACCTCGACCAGGTTCTGCCTTTGCTGGATTACTGCCTCGAACGAGGTTTCGAGCTGCGCTTTATCGAGCTGATGCGCATGGGTCACCTGGCCCGTGATCCCAATGCCTTCCATCAGCAGTTCGTGGGGCTGGAGGAGCTGTTGGCGCTGATCGGAACCGCCCATGAATTCGTCCAGGCCGATGCGCCGCTGGATGCCACGGCATTGCGCTACCGAGTGCCGCACTTGGGGCATTTCGGCGTGATCGCCAACGAGAGCGTGCCGTTCTGTCGAACCTGTTCGCGCCTGCGCCTGTCGTCCACCGGCTGGCTGCATGGTTGCCTGTCGTCGAGCAACCGCCACTATGTCGGCGACCTGCTGGAGAAGCCGCGCCACGAGGCCTTGCCGGCGTTGCAGCGTCTGTTGGTGAAGGCGCTCGCCGATAAGCAGGACGTCGCGTTCTCCGGCGGTGTGACTGTGATGAAGATCATTGGCGGCTGA
- a CDS encoding DUF4823 domain-containing protein, with the protein MRSMILLLAILGLVGCMKVSDMAEGTREQLSDAGFLDHSDTRRASPWRLQADSFIYIAQGYFVPPGSPYPRPNVVAEEAFSGFVEYFPMVRRAKGPAGLEEAMGQARAVGAHYLLYARFASADDRIGTVEEWEDQEALDRLGRDRGVIQLMLIETNTRYLVDTARIHSRGGFLTFYDSRPEDLIGPPLEEYARSLIGLSR; encoded by the coding sequence ATGCGTAGCATGATTCTGTTGCTGGCGATTCTCGGCCTGGTGGGCTGCATGAAGGTCAGTGACATGGCTGAAGGCACTCGCGAGCAGTTGAGCGATGCCGGATTCCTGGACCACAGCGATACCCGTCGCGCCAGCCCCTGGCGCTTGCAGGCGGACTCCTTCATCTATATCGCCCAAGGTTACTTCGTGCCGCCGGGCTCGCCTTATCCGCGGCCCAATGTGGTGGCCGAGGAGGCTTTCAGCGGTTTTGTCGAGTATTTCCCCATGGTGCGCCGCGCCAAGGGGCCGGCCGGCCTCGAAGAGGCCATGGGTCAAGCTCGTGCGGTGGGCGCGCATTATCTGCTGTACGCACGTTTCGCCAGCGCCGATGACCGCATCGGCACGGTCGAAGAGTGGGAGGATCAGGAGGCACTGGACCGGCTCGGGCGCGACCGTGGTGTGATACAGCTGATGCTGATCGAGACCAACACCCGCTATCTGGTCGACACGGCCCGCATCCACAGTCGTGGCGGTTTTCTGACGTTCTACGATTCCAGGCCCGAGGACCTGATTGGGCCGCCGCTGGAAGAGTATGCTCGCAGTCTCATTGGATTGAGTCGTTGA
- a CDS encoding DUF1285 domain-containing protein — MSDPGKAGDLLAQIATADNPGGAPVHLWNPPFCGDIDMRIARDGTWFYLGTPIGRKPMVKLFSSVIRKDGEDYFLVTPVEKVGIQVDDAPFVAVELRVDGRGESQRLRFITNVEDEVVAGSAHPLRVELDPDTQEPSPYVLVRGNLEALIHRNVFYQLVELAVPHEVNGAIWLGVWSGGAFFPIGPLPE; from the coding sequence ATGAGCGATCCCGGCAAGGCCGGTGATTTGTTGGCGCAGATTGCCACGGCAGATAACCCGGGCGGCGCGCCCGTTCATCTGTGGAACCCGCCGTTCTGCGGCGATATCGACATGCGCATCGCCCGGGACGGCACCTGGTTCTACCTGGGAACGCCAATTGGCCGCAAGCCCATGGTCAAGCTGTTCTCCAGCGTGATTCGCAAGGATGGCGAGGATTATTTCCTGGTGACGCCGGTGGAGAAGGTGGGCATCCAGGTCGACGACGCCCCCTTCGTGGCCGTGGAGCTGCGCGTGGACGGTAGGGGTGAGTCGCAGCGACTGCGCTTCATCACCAATGTCGAAGACGAGGTGGTGGCCGGTAGCGCGCATCCGCTAAGGGTCGAACTGGACCCTGACACCCAGGAGCCTTCGCCCTATGTGCTGGTGCGCGGCAACCTTGAAGCGCTGATCCATCGCAATGTCTTCTACCAGTTGGTGGAGCTGGCTGTCCCGCACGAGGTCAATGGCGCCATCTGGCTTGGTGTGTGGAGCGGCGGAGCGTTCTTTCCCATCGGCCCCCTGCCGGAATAA
- a CDS encoding electron transfer flavoprotein subunit beta/FixA family protein: protein MKVLVAVKRVVDYNVKVRVKADNSGVDLANVKMSMNPFCEIAVEEAVRLKEKGVASEIVVVTIGPNTAQEQLRTALALGADRAILVESADELNSLAVAKLLKAVVDKEQPQLVILGKQAIDSDNNQTGQMLGALTGYAQGTFASKVEVAGDKVNVTREIDGGLQTVALNLPAIVTTDLRLNEPRYASLPNIMKAKKKPLDVVTPEALGVATGSTVKTLKVEAPAARQAGIKVKSVAELVDKLKNEAKVI, encoded by the coding sequence ATGAAGGTTCTTGTAGCTGTCAAACGAGTGGTCGACTACAACGTCAAGGTCCGCGTCAAGGCGGACAACTCCGGCGTCGACCTCGCCAACGTGAAGATGTCGATGAACCCCTTCTGCGAAATCGCCGTGGAAGAAGCCGTCCGTCTGAAAGAGAAAGGCGTAGCGAGTGAAATCGTCGTCGTCACCATCGGCCCGAACACCGCTCAAGAGCAGCTGCGTACGGCCCTGGCCCTGGGCGCCGACCGTGCGATCCTGGTGGAATCCGCCGACGAACTGAACTCCCTCGCCGTGGCCAAGCTGCTGAAAGCCGTGGTCGACAAGGAGCAGCCGCAACTGGTGATCCTCGGCAAGCAGGCCATCGACAGCGACAACAACCAGACCGGCCAGATGCTCGGCGCCCTCACGGGCTACGCCCAGGGCACTTTCGCCTCCAAGGTTGAAGTCGCCGGCGACAAGGTCAACGTCACCCGTGAGATCGACGGCGGCCTGCAGACCGTCGCGCTGAACCTGCCGGCGATCGTCACCACCGACCTGCGCCTGAATGAACCGCGCTACGCGTCGCTGCCGAACATCATGAAAGCCAAGAAGAAGCCGCTGGACGTGGTGACCCCGGAGGCCCTGGGCGTTGCCACCGGGTCCACCGTGAAGACCCTGAAAGTCGAAGCACCGGCCGCCCGCCAGGCCGGTATCAAGGTCAAGTCCGTGGCCGAACTGGTCGACAAACTGAAGAACGAGGCGAAGGTAATCTGA